Proteins encoded by one window of Arachis hypogaea cultivar Tifrunner chromosome 1, arahy.Tifrunner.gnm2.J5K5, whole genome shotgun sequence:
- the LOC112797495 gene encoding uncharacterized protein, whose product MGRVSGTEKQEFTEMEDTEFTDSQLICHVRDALLAVTLGDRENYDELVGYLHRKESLNPDQIALLETTLKALSGTVSCIDSVHHESLLSAVYRMSLWNYGTSIMDALVELIVSLAASNGKYIDWSLEMLVNNFTPPYHLMDSLKQESGIEKKNKVLSRVHAAFEAIAVLVPLAPLRLSPIVVQRMPLTYSKGPEILMYVENMLKLESGAIGEIVGVTMLPAIVDRLIELDVEIGWDGLLQEDAKGIFEMELEDAEFADADGDDNLPAAEYLNRKSLEGNTIAEKLDSLIELTFLHLESCQSSGRLSEVFDVLVRSFQRTILNAYKSKFTQFVVFYACALDPEDCGEKFAMVLTEMFLSNVNPSNTRMSAVAYLASYLSRAKFVSGALVASILQRLVDWCLNYCKSHDSVMNPRAHQVFYSGCQALMYLLCFRMRSLMDAPRLKMQLLNMPMEPILQHKLNPLKVCLPTVVVEFLRQAKSAKLFMTSESFAFDDMLESDLSRAFGGIDRLDMFFPFDPCLLKKSESYIRPHFARWSKIKCDGADDGEFSESGSDASDDEFADMNENDMIEDDMTVSIQAGLDFNPDLNRMSITPKNKSLLHFQQQNARMPARIRPSTSPESL is encoded by the exons ATGGGAAGGGTTAGTGGAACCGAGAAGCAAGAGTTTACTGAGATGGAGGACACTGAATTCACTGATTCTCAGCTAATTTGTCATGTTAGAGATGCACTTTTAGCAGTCACTTTG GGTGACAGAGAGAATTATGATGAGCTTGTTGGTTATTTGCACCGGAAAGAGAGTCTTAATCCCGATCAGATTGCTCTACTTGAG ACAACTTTGAAGGCACTCTCTGGAACAGTCTCATGCATAGATTCTGTTCATCACGAATCTCTTCTTTCTGCA GTTTATAGAATGAGCCTGTGGAATTATGGAACTTCTATTATGGATGCACTGGTTGAGCTGATTGTATCCTTG GCTGCTTCCAATGGGAAATATATCGATTGGTCTTTGGAGATGCTTGTGAATAACTTCACTCCACCTTATCACCTCATGGATAGTCTGAAGCAGGAGAGTGGAATTGAAAAGAAGAATAAAGTTCTGTCTCGTGTGCATGCTGCTTTTGAAGCCATAGCTGTTTTGGTGCCTCTTGCCCCTTTGCGACTCTCTCCAATAGTTGTCCAGAGGATGCCCTTAACCTACAGTAAGGGACCG GAGATTCTCATGTACGTGGAGAACATGTTAAAGTTGGAAAGTGGTGCAATTGGAGAAATTGTTGGTGTTACGATGCTGCCTGCTATTGTAGATAGGTTGATAGAACTTGAT GTCGAAATTGGATGGGATGGCCTCTTGCAGGAAGATGCCAAAGGCATATTTGAAATGGAATTAGAGGATGCCGAATTCGCAGATGCGGATGGGGATGATAATCTG cCTGCTGCAGAATATTTAAATAGGAAAAGTTTGGAGGGAAACACAATTGCTGAGAAATTAGATAGCTTGATTGAGCTGACCTTTTTGCATCTTGAGTCCTGTCAAAGCAGTGGCCGTTTGTCTGAG gtATTTGATGTTCTAGTGAGATCATTTCAAAGGACTATTTTGAATGCCTACAAGTCAAAATTCACccag TTTGTAGTGTTTTATGCATGTGCACTTGATCCTGAAGATTGTGGGGAGAAGTTCGCCATGGTTCTTACAGAGATGTTTCTTAGCAATGTTAATCCCTCCAATACTAG GATGAGTGCTGTTGCTTATCTTGCTAGTTATTTGTCCCGAGCAAAGTTTGTTTCAGGGGCATTGGTTGCTAGCATCTTACAAAG ATTGGTAGATTGGTGTCTTAACTATTGCAAGTCACATGATTCTGTTATGAACCCGCGAGCACATCAAGTTTTTTATTCTGGTTGTCAG GCTCTCATGTATTTGCTGTGTTTTCGAATGAGATCTCTGATGGATGCTCCAAGGCTCAAAATGCAACTTCTAAATATGCCCATGGAGCCAATCTTGCAACATAAATTGAATCCTTTGAAG GTTTGTCTACCTACTGTAGTAGTGGAATTCCTAAGACAAGCAAAGTCTGCTAAACTCTTCATGACATCGGAATCATTTGCCTTCGATGATATGCTAGAATCTGATCTTTCGAGGGCATTTGGCGGGATAGATAGACTCGACATGTTCTTTCCTTTTGATCCTTGTTTACTGAAGAAAAGTGAAAG TTACATAAGGCCACATTTTGCACGCTGGTCAAAGATCAAATGTGATGGCGCCGACGATGGCGAATTCAGTGAAAGTGGCAGCGATGCATCTGATGATGAATTTGCCGACatgaatgagaatgatatgatTGAAGATGACATGACAGTGAGTATACAAGCAGGTTTGGATTTCAACCCCGACTTGAATAGAATGTCTATCACGCCCAAGAACAAGTCTTTGTTACATTTTCAACAGCAAAATGCAAGAATGCCCGCAAGAATCAGACCATCCACTAGTCCGGAGTCTTTGTAA
- the LOC112797506 gene encoding uncharacterized protein isoform X2: MSTPSFLVKEKNENKNTTIRHQKTNYEFVKELMDFFVEQLVVELTKIKWYYGFLGALFSFLLLIFQSCKEPSVPEEGLIPISRRDPDCINNTTHDLRQVTRRDFSSVLGNTTRDSSPLSLAEDHAGRDAHHDPIDSNTTPLLLPDTRTDSSPLSPTQDRIIRALNEKDQELAGNLRGGLIAYINGWTDEIPVPIMKDTNFIRDTIKPTVEALRTIVTGMTATDERVKELLETGYKSSRIQFFVMCKSKLEPDKEAPVSVIKKWIKHCNIAFKILIPNERVLCEEILGKSSPISQRCLMHFCSHVKQDILSFVQDDMPTLMDFPEITLVFTTVRDLIVPEFQSLQSLFPEEQFMTPEVVDLARTVGTKIRDHYFRDNDFPPQIDKSSSCEVHPITIKVMHRLGTAFKNRDNIEPILEAYPSDKVRVFRGWSLITKYIDWNIEEFEASLEATINNAYDYELRGVSIMANVNYILKKAYEFRFELTEGDTWVKDQARKIQRCRNQYWDKQAELLAFLKHHNHNENATKASVVKEMLFSFGDGTLLDKNYYPYDGMLEPFLVKAFVPNCEILVKRFRALLNGTEIDDTDEWQSFEDESQETPLLAWSSR, encoded by the exons ATGTCTACACCTTCTTTTCTAGTCAAGGAGAAGAACGAGAACAAGAACACCACAATAAGACACCAAAAA ACTAACTACGAATTTGTTAAAGAACTCATGGACTTCTTTGTGGAACAACTTGTGGTGGAGCTCACCAAGATAAAATGGTATTATGGCTTCTTAGGAGCTCTCTTCAGTTTCTTGCTCCTCATTTTCCAATCGTGTAAAGAACCATCTGTCCCTGAAGAGGGCCTTATCCCAATTAGTAGAAGGGACCCAGACTGCATCAACAACACCACCCATGATCTCCGGCAAGTTACTAGAAGGGATTTCTCCTCCGTCTTGGGAAATACTACAAGGGATTCCTCGCCTCTAAGCCTAGCAGAAGATCACGCCGGCAGAGATGCACATCACGATCCAATTGACAGCAACACTACCCCCCTCCTCCTCCCAGATACTAGAACGGATTCCTCGCCTCTAAGCCCGACTCAAGATCGCATCATTCGTGCTCTTAACGAGAAGGATCAGGAACTTGCTGGGAATTTACGGGGTGGTTTGATTGCGTACATCAATGGTTGGACCGACGAGATTCCAGTGCCAATAATGAAAGACACCAACTTCATCAGGGATACGATTAAGCCGACAGTTGAGGCTCTTCGCACAATAGTGACTGGTATGACAGCCACTGATGAAAGAGTGAAGGAATTGTTGGAGACGGGGTACAAATCCAGTCGGATACAGTTTTTTGTGATGTGCAAATCCAAGTTGGAACCGGACAAGGAGGCTCCCGTGAGtgtgatcaagaagtggattaaACACTGCAACATAGCATTCAAGATACTAATTCCCAACGAAAGAGTGTTGTGTGAAGAAATCCTTGGCAAATCCTCTCCCATCTCCCAACGGTGTTTAATGCACTTTTGCAGTCATGTCAAACAAGATATTTTGAGTTTTGTCCAAGATGATATGCCTACACTGATGGATTTTCCTGAAATAACGCTGGTTTTCACAACAGTGCGTGACCTAATTGTTCCAGAGTTCCAGTCACTCCAATCACTGTTTCCTGAGGAGCAATTCATGACCCCTGAAGTAGTCGACCTCGCAAGAACAGTAGGGACAAAAATCAGGGATCACTATTTCCGGGATAATGATTTCCCTCCCCAAATTGACAAGTCTAGTTCTTGTGAAGTTCATCCAATTACCATCAAAGTAATGCACCGCCTGGGTACTGCTTTTAAAAATAGGGACAACATTGAACCAATCCTCGAAGCATATCCCAGTGACAAAGTTAGAGTTTTTAGGGGATGGTCTTTGATTACAAAATATATAGATTGGAATATCGAGGAGTTTGAGGCCTCTTTGGAAGCCACCATCAATAATGCGTATGATTATGAATTGCGTGGTGTGTCTATCATGGCTAATGTTAATTACATATTAAAGAAGGCCTACGAGTTTAGATTTGAATTAACTGAGGGGGATACTTGGGTCAAAGATCAAGCGCGGAAAATTCAAAGGTGCCGTAACCAATACTGGGACAAGCAGGCTGAGTTGCTGGCCTTTTTGAAGCATCATAATCATAATGAGAATGCGACTAAAGCTTCAGTAGTGAAGGAGATGCTATTTTCATTCGGTGATGGCACGCTTCTTGACAAAAATTACTATCCTTATGACGGCATGCTAGAACCATTCTTGGTCAAGGCCTTTGTCCCGAATTGTGAAATTCTCGTTAAGAGATTCCGTGCTTTACTGAATGGCACAGAGATAGACGATACTGATGAATGGCAATCTTTTGAAGATGAAAGCCAAG AGACGCCGTTGCTTGCTTGGAGTTCGAGGTAG
- the LOC112797506 gene encoding uncharacterized protein isoform X1, whose amino-acid sequence MSTHNATRDGNRPNSLEEWVRNWVPMKKHYGWWIFYGVGAINGIAFFPASSNLKHLLGESNQELWKIIVFVIVSVTLVVLLAILRRLEWPKVKDSSYRRQIKACGVFGALLLIYVYTFFSSQGEEREQEHHNKTPKSKLLYGSVSLFGFALMALALSIQTNYEFVKELMDFFVEQLVVELTKIKWYYGFLGALFSFLLLIFQSCKEPSVPEEGLIPISRRDPDCINNTTHDLRQVTRRDFSSVLGNTTRDSSPLSLAEDHAGRDAHHDPIDSNTTPLLLPDTRTDSSPLSPTQDRIIRALNEKDQELAGNLRGGLIAYINGWTDEIPVPIMKDTNFIRDTIKPTVEALRTIVTGMTATDERVKELLETGYKSSRIQFFVMCKSKLEPDKEAPVSVIKKWIKHCNIAFKILIPNERVLCEEILGKSSPISQRCLMHFCSHVKQDILSFVQDDMPTLMDFPEITLVFTTVRDLIVPEFQSLQSLFPEEQFMTPEVVDLARTVGTKIRDHYFRDNDFPPQIDKSSSCEVHPITIKVMHRLGTAFKNRDNIEPILEAYPSDKVRVFRGWSLITKYIDWNIEEFEASLEATINNAYDYELRGVSIMANVNYILKKAYEFRFELTEGDTWVKDQARKIQRCRNQYWDKQAELLAFLKHHNHNENATKASVVKEMLFSFGDGTLLDKNYYPYDGMLEPFLVKAFVPNCEILVKRFRALLNGTEIDDTDEWQSFEDESQETPLLAWSSR is encoded by the exons ATGTCAACTCATAACGCCACCCGCGACGGCAATAGACCCAATTCATTGGAAGAATGGGTTCGCAATTGGGTGCCGATGAAGAAACACTATGGCTGGTGGATATTCTATGGTGTTGGAGCTATTAATGGAATCGCATTTTTTCCTGCAAGTTCCAACTTGAAGCATCTACTGGGAGAATCAAACCAAGAACTGTGGAAAATCATTGTTTTCGTTATTGTCTCTGTTACTTTGGTTGTTTTGCTAGCTATCCTTCGTCGTTTGGAATGGCCAAAAGTGAAAGATTCATCCTATCGTCGTCAAATCAAAGCATGTGGTGTATTCGGGGCCCTGTTGCTGATCTATGTCTACACCTTCTTTTCTAGTCAAGGAGAAGAACGAGAACAAGAACACCACAATAAGACACCAAAAAGTAAGTTATTATATGGTAGCGTATCGCTTTTTGGATTTGCTCTGATGGCTTTGGCTCTGTCAATTCAGACTAACTACGAATTTGTTAAAGAACTCATGGACTTCTTTGTGGAACAACTTGTGGTGGAGCTCACCAAGATAAAATGGTATTATGGCTTCTTAGGAGCTCTCTTCAGTTTCTTGCTCCTCATTTTCCAATCGTGTAAAGAACCATCTGTCCCTGAAGAGGGCCTTATCCCAATTAGTAGAAGGGACCCAGACTGCATCAACAACACCACCCATGATCTCCGGCAAGTTACTAGAAGGGATTTCTCCTCCGTCTTGGGAAATACTACAAGGGATTCCTCGCCTCTAAGCCTAGCAGAAGATCACGCCGGCAGAGATGCACATCACGATCCAATTGACAGCAACACTACCCCCCTCCTCCTCCCAGATACTAGAACGGATTCCTCGCCTCTAAGCCCGACTCAAGATCGCATCATTCGTGCTCTTAACGAGAAGGATCAGGAACTTGCTGGGAATTTACGGGGTGGTTTGATTGCGTACATCAATGGTTGGACCGACGAGATTCCAGTGCCAATAATGAAAGACACCAACTTCATCAGGGATACGATTAAGCCGACAGTTGAGGCTCTTCGCACAATAGTGACTGGTATGACAGCCACTGATGAAAGAGTGAAGGAATTGTTGGAGACGGGGTACAAATCCAGTCGGATACAGTTTTTTGTGATGTGCAAATCCAAGTTGGAACCGGACAAGGAGGCTCCCGTGAGtgtgatcaagaagtggattaaACACTGCAACATAGCATTCAAGATACTAATTCCCAACGAAAGAGTGTTGTGTGAAGAAATCCTTGGCAAATCCTCTCCCATCTCCCAACGGTGTTTAATGCACTTTTGCAGTCATGTCAAACAAGATATTTTGAGTTTTGTCCAAGATGATATGCCTACACTGATGGATTTTCCTGAAATAACGCTGGTTTTCACAACAGTGCGTGACCTAATTGTTCCAGAGTTCCAGTCACTCCAATCACTGTTTCCTGAGGAGCAATTCATGACCCCTGAAGTAGTCGACCTCGCAAGAACAGTAGGGACAAAAATCAGGGATCACTATTTCCGGGATAATGATTTCCCTCCCCAAATTGACAAGTCTAGTTCTTGTGAAGTTCATCCAATTACCATCAAAGTAATGCACCGCCTGGGTACTGCTTTTAAAAATAGGGACAACATTGAACCAATCCTCGAAGCATATCCCAGTGACAAAGTTAGAGTTTTTAGGGGATGGTCTTTGATTACAAAATATATAGATTGGAATATCGAGGAGTTTGAGGCCTCTTTGGAAGCCACCATCAATAATGCGTATGATTATGAATTGCGTGGTGTGTCTATCATGGCTAATGTTAATTACATATTAAAGAAGGCCTACGAGTTTAGATTTGAATTAACTGAGGGGGATACTTGGGTCAAAGATCAAGCGCGGAAAATTCAAAGGTGCCGTAACCAATACTGGGACAAGCAGGCTGAGTTGCTGGCCTTTTTGAAGCATCATAATCATAATGAGAATGCGACTAAAGCTTCAGTAGTGAAGGAGATGCTATTTTCATTCGGTGATGGCACGCTTCTTGACAAAAATTACTATCCTTATGACGGCATGCTAGAACCATTCTTGGTCAAGGCCTTTGTCCCGAATTGTGAAATTCTCGTTAAGAGATTCCGTGCTTTACTGAATGGCACAGAGATAGACGATACTGATGAATGGCAATCTTTTGAAGATGAAAGCCAAG AGACGCCGTTGCTTGCTTGGAGTTCGAGGTAG